One Georgenia wutianyii DNA segment encodes these proteins:
- the hisF gene encoding imidazole glycerol phosphate synthase subunit HisF, producing MSVAVRVIPCLDVDAGRVVKGVRFENLRDAGDPVELARRYDAEGADEITFLDVSASTEGRATTLDVVSRTAEEIFVPLTVGGGVRAVEDVDRLLRAGADKVGVNTAAVARPELLTEVAERFGRQVIVLSVDARRCRDGAETPSGYEVTTHGGRRGTGIDAVAWAVEAAERGAGEILLNSIDADGTEDGFDLEMLTAVRERVSVPLIASGGAGTAAHFTQAAQAGADAVLAASVFHFGTLTVGEVKADMRAAGVPVR from the coding sequence ATGAGTGTGGCCGTGCGCGTGATCCCGTGCCTGGACGTCGACGCGGGACGCGTCGTCAAGGGCGTGCGGTTCGAGAACCTGCGCGACGCGGGCGACCCGGTCGAGCTGGCCCGGCGCTACGACGCCGAGGGCGCCGACGAGATCACCTTCCTCGACGTCTCGGCCTCCACCGAGGGCCGTGCGACCACGCTCGACGTCGTCTCGCGTACCGCCGAGGAGATCTTCGTGCCGCTCACCGTCGGGGGCGGCGTGCGCGCGGTCGAGGACGTCGACCGGCTGCTGCGGGCCGGGGCGGACAAGGTGGGGGTCAACACCGCCGCCGTCGCGCGCCCCGAGCTGCTCACCGAGGTCGCCGAGCGCTTCGGTCGCCAGGTCATCGTCCTGTCGGTGGACGCGCGGCGCTGCCGCGACGGCGCCGAGACGCCCTCCGGCTACGAGGTCACCACTCACGGCGGGCGCCGCGGCACCGGGATCGACGCCGTCGCGTGGGCGGTCGAGGCCGCCGAGCGCGGCGCCGGGGAGATCCTCCTCAACTCCATCGACGCGGACGGCACCGAGGACGGGTTCGACCTCGAGATGCTCACCGCGGTCCGTGAGCGGGTGTCCGTGCCGCTCATCGCCTCCGGCGGGGCCGGGACGGCCGCCCACTTCACCCAGGCCGCCCAGGCCGGGGCCGACGCGGTGCTCGCGGCGTCGGTGTTCCACTTCGGCACCCTCACGGTGGGCGAGGTCAAGGCGGACATGCGGGCAGCGGGCGTGCCGGTGCGCTGA
- a CDS encoding nucleoside/nucleotide kinase family protein, with protein MTPLERVLALLAEAAGSGEPVVLGIDGRSGAGKTRLAGQVAAAVPGAQVLALEDAYRGWRGLREGVEAVATGVLAPLRAGRAGSYRRYDWVRGELDGTVRVEPTAVVVLEGCGAGSAPCAPYLDALVWLEAPEPERHHRAMARDDGTWLDQWSTWAAQEGALLAERDARAAADVIIDTSTV; from the coding sequence GTGACCCCGCTCGAGCGCGTCCTCGCACTCCTCGCCGAGGCCGCCGGGTCGGGCGAGCCCGTCGTGCTGGGGATCGACGGGCGGTCCGGGGCGGGCAAGACCCGGCTCGCCGGGCAGGTGGCCGCGGCCGTGCCCGGCGCGCAGGTCCTCGCCCTGGAGGACGCCTACCGCGGGTGGCGCGGGCTGCGGGAGGGCGTCGAGGCCGTGGCGACCGGCGTCCTGGCCCCGCTGCGGGCCGGGCGCGCCGGCAGCTACCGCCGCTACGACTGGGTGCGCGGCGAGCTCGACGGCACGGTGCGGGTGGAGCCGACCGCCGTCGTCGTCCTCGAGGGGTGCGGGGCCGGGTCCGCACCGTGTGCGCCCTACCTGGACGCCCTCGTGTGGCTCGAGGCGCCCGAGCCCGAGCGCCACCACCGAGCCATGGCACGCGACGACGGCACCTGGCTGGACCAGTGGTCGACGTGGGCGGCGCAGGAGGGCGCGCTGCTCGCCGAGCGTGACGCGCGCGCCGCCGCGGACGTCATCATCGACACGTCCACCGTCTAG
- the bsh gene encoding choloylglycine hydrolase, with protein MCTGIRFTDGNDNVYLARNLDWTFGYGERVVITPTGYATRSPFAAVPSIRHAVIGMGIVEEDTPLYFDCGNDVGLAVAGLNFPGYAEYAQAPVEGTTNVAAYEFPLWVASQFASVDEVGAALANVTIVDRPINEKYPSSLLHWIIGDATRAIVVEYTADGMHVFDDDVDVLANQPGFGWHHENLRNYLNLSPEFPEVTPVGRARLKPFGSGAHMRGIPGDYYSPSRFVRAAYVNSHYPQKGSEEENVSRAFHTLQQVAMVDGAAAMGDGDFERTIYTGLFSGRTNTYYWNTYEDPAIHSVALGDHAADGTELVVV; from the coding sequence ATGTGCACCGGCATCAGATTCACGGACGGCAACGACAACGTCTACCTCGCGCGCAACCTCGACTGGACCTTCGGGTACGGGGAGCGGGTGGTGATCACCCCCACCGGCTACGCGACACGCTCACCCTTCGCCGCGGTGCCCAGCATCCGGCACGCCGTCATCGGCATGGGCATCGTCGAGGAGGACACGCCGCTGTACTTCGACTGCGGCAACGACGTCGGTCTCGCGGTCGCCGGGCTCAACTTCCCCGGTTACGCCGAGTACGCCCAGGCGCCGGTCGAGGGGACGACGAACGTGGCCGCCTACGAGTTCCCGCTCTGGGTCGCCTCGCAGTTCGCCAGCGTCGACGAGGTCGGGGCCGCCCTCGCGAACGTCACCATCGTCGACCGGCCGATCAACGAGAAGTACCCCAGCTCCCTCCTGCACTGGATCATCGGTGACGCGACGCGCGCCATCGTCGTGGAGTACACCGCCGACGGTATGCACGTCTTCGACGACGACGTCGACGTCCTCGCCAACCAGCCGGGCTTCGGCTGGCACCACGAGAACCTGCGCAACTACCTCAACCTCTCCCCTGAGTTCCCCGAGGTGACGCCGGTGGGGCGGGCGCGGCTCAAGCCGTTCGGCTCCGGGGCGCACATGCGCGGCATCCCCGGCGACTACTACTCACCGTCGCGGTTCGTCCGCGCGGCGTACGTCAACTCCCACTACCCGCAGAAGGGGAGCGAGGAGGAGAACGTCAGCCGCGCCTTCCACACCCTGCAGCAGGTGGCGATGGTCGACGGCGCCGCGGCGATGGGTGACGGCGACTTCGAGCGGACGATCTACACCGGCCTGTTCTCCGGGCGCACGAACACGTACTACTGGAACACCTACGAGGACCCGGCGATCCACTCCGTCGCCCTCGGCGACCACGCCGCGGACGGCACCGAGCTCGTCGTCGTCTGA
- a CDS encoding glutamate decarboxylase, with protein MVTTSRRVERHENEPDSVGLNPLFARPGEATELPKFRLPAGESLPETAYQIVHDEAMLDGNARLNLATFVGTWMDEHAQRLYLEAADKNMIDKDEYPQTAAVETRCWTMLADLWHAPDPEHTIGTSTIGSSEACMLGGLALKRRWQHARRAAGKSTERPNLVMSSAVQVCWEKFCNYFDVEPRYVPISWDHKVLDGYELEKYVDENTIGVVAILGVTYTGMYEPVEKIAQALDRIQETTGLDVPIHVDGASGAMIAPFLQPDLRWDFAVDRVASISTSGHKYGLVYPGVGWVVWRSADALPDDLVFKVSYLGGEMPTFALNFSRPGAQVLLQYYMFLRLGIEGYTRVQGASRDVALYLSGEIAKMPAFELWNDGSDIPVFAWRLKPDHTKNWNLYHLSDRLRMKGWLVPAYPMPADLPDVTVQRVVVRNGLSHDLASAFLADLREEVAYLDALTGPMPAEAHHPGFHH; from the coding sequence ATGGTCACAACGTCGCGGCGTGTCGAGCGCCACGAGAACGAGCCCGACTCGGTCGGGCTCAACCCACTGTTCGCACGGCCCGGTGAGGCGACGGAGCTACCGAAGTTCCGGCTCCCCGCCGGGGAGTCCCTCCCGGAGACCGCCTACCAGATCGTCCACGACGAGGCCATGCTCGACGGCAACGCCAGGCTCAACCTCGCGACGTTCGTCGGCACCTGGATGGACGAGCACGCCCAGCGCCTCTACCTCGAGGCCGCCGACAAGAACATGATCGACAAGGACGAGTACCCGCAGACCGCGGCCGTCGAGACGCGGTGCTGGACGATGCTCGCCGACCTCTGGCACGCGCCGGACCCCGAGCACACCATCGGGACCTCGACGATCGGCTCCTCCGAGGCGTGCATGCTCGGCGGGCTCGCCCTCAAGCGTCGCTGGCAGCACGCGCGCCGGGCCGCCGGCAAGTCCACCGAGCGTCCCAACCTCGTGATGTCCAGCGCCGTTCAGGTCTGCTGGGAGAAGTTCTGCAACTACTTCGACGTCGAGCCGCGGTACGTCCCCATCTCCTGGGACCACAAGGTCCTCGACGGCTACGAGCTCGAGAAGTACGTCGACGAGAACACCATCGGCGTCGTCGCGATCCTCGGCGTCACCTACACCGGGATGTACGAGCCCGTCGAGAAGATCGCCCAGGCGCTGGACCGGATCCAGGAGACCACCGGCCTCGACGTGCCGATCCACGTCGACGGCGCGTCCGGGGCGATGATCGCGCCGTTCCTCCAGCCCGACCTGCGCTGGGACTTCGCGGTCGACCGGGTCGCGTCGATCAGCACCTCCGGGCACAAGTACGGCCTCGTCTACCCGGGCGTGGGCTGGGTGGTGTGGCGCTCGGCCGACGCCCTGCCCGACGACCTCGTGTTCAAGGTCAGCTACCTCGGCGGGGAGATGCCGACGTTCGCGCTGAACTTCTCCCGGCCCGGGGCCCAGGTGCTCCTGCAGTACTACATGTTCCTCCGGCTCGGGATCGAGGGCTACACCCGGGTCCAGGGGGCCTCCCGGGACGTGGCGCTGTACCTGTCCGGGGAGATCGCGAAGATGCCGGCGTTCGAGCTGTGGAACGACGGGTCGGACATCCCCGTCTTCGCCTGGCGGCTCAAGCCTGACCACACCAAGAACTGGAACCTCTACCACCTCTCGGACCGGCTGCGCATGAAGGGCTGGCTCGTGCCCGCCTACCCGATGCCGGCCGACCTCCCCGACGTCACCGTCCAGCGGGTCGTGGTCCGCAACGGCCTCAGTCACGACCTCGCCTCGGCGTTCCTCGCGGACCTGCGTGAGGAGGTCGCCTACCTCGACGCCCTGACCGGCCCGATGCCGGCCGAGGCCCACCACCCCGGGTTCCACCACTGA
- a CDS encoding APC family permease: MSVTQLAMLTVVVVASLRSLPAIATYGLGSVTLFIIPAIVFLVPTALVAAELATGWKGGVYTWVREAFGQRMGFVAIWLQWVQNVVWYPTQLAFIAASLSFVIGDQGIASNGLYTAAVILVLYWGSTLITLAGGNLFAKVGSWSGILGTLFPAALLIVFGAIWLATGERSETTLEASAVIPPWTGLASIVLIVSNVLAFAGMEVNAVHANDLKDPGRGFPKSIAIATGLILAVFILPTIAISVAVPKSELGVTNGINLAFEAYFDKWDLPWGTPVISLLIALGAFASVVTWIAGPSRGVLAAARTGLLPPVLQRRNKAGVQVGILMAQGGVVTVLALLFVIIPNGNTAFVALVDMAAALYLIMYILMFAAALRLRRSHPEVVRTYRTPAMKLVAGVGLVACVAAFVLAFIRPEGFSGLSNITYPLVVFAVVIVLGIPPLIFYAVRKPSWDQRTPEERQTADNVLVNPLPSTPSGAPPAAPGSPGASQPPAS; the protein is encoded by the coding sequence ATGTCCGTGACCCAGCTGGCGATGCTCACCGTCGTCGTCGTGGCCTCGCTGCGCTCCCTGCCGGCCATCGCGACGTACGGCCTCGGCTCGGTCACGCTGTTCATCATCCCCGCCATCGTCTTCCTCGTGCCGACCGCCCTCGTCGCGGCGGAGCTGGCCACGGGGTGGAAGGGCGGGGTCTACACGTGGGTGCGTGAGGCCTTCGGCCAGCGGATGGGGTTCGTCGCGATCTGGCTCCAGTGGGTCCAGAACGTCGTCTGGTACCCCACCCAGCTCGCGTTCATCGCCGCCAGCCTGTCGTTCGTCATCGGCGACCAGGGAATCGCCAGCAACGGGCTGTACACGGCTGCGGTGATCCTCGTCCTGTACTGGGGCTCGACCCTCATCACCCTCGCCGGCGGGAACCTGTTCGCCAAGGTCGGCTCGTGGAGCGGCATCCTCGGCACCCTGTTCCCCGCCGCGCTGCTCATCGTGTTCGGCGCGATCTGGCTCGCGACCGGCGAACGGTCCGAGACCACGCTCGAGGCCTCGGCGGTCATCCCGCCGTGGACCGGGCTCGCCTCGATCGTGCTCATCGTGTCCAACGTCCTCGCCTTCGCGGGGATGGAGGTCAACGCCGTCCACGCGAACGACCTCAAGGACCCCGGGCGCGGGTTCCCGAAGTCGATCGCCATCGCGACCGGGCTCATCCTCGCCGTCTTCATCCTGCCGACGATCGCGATCTCGGTCGCCGTCCCGAAGAGCGAGCTCGGTGTGACGAACGGGATCAACCTCGCGTTCGAGGCCTACTTCGACAAGTGGGACCTGCCGTGGGGCACCCCGGTGATCTCGCTGCTCATCGCACTCGGCGCCTTCGCCTCCGTCGTCACCTGGATCGCGGGCCCGTCGCGCGGCGTCCTCGCGGCCGCACGAACCGGCCTGCTCCCGCCCGTTCTGCAGCGCCGGAACAAGGCAGGCGTCCAGGTCGGCATCCTCATGGCCCAGGGCGGCGTCGTCACCGTTCTCGCGCTGCTCTTCGTCATCATCCCGAACGGGAACACCGCGTTCGTGGCGCTCGTCGACATGGCCGCGGCGCTCTACCTCATCATGTACATCCTCATGTTCGCCGCGGCGTTGCGCCTGCGCCGCAGCCACCCGGAGGTGGTGCGCACCTACCGCACCCCGGCGATGAAGCTCGTCGCCGGCGTCGGGCTCGTCGCGTGCGTGGCCGCGTTCGTGCTCGCGTTCATCCGCCCCGAGGGGTTCAGCGGACTGAGCAACATCACCTACCCGCTGGTCGTCTTCGCCGTGGTCATCGTGCTCGGCATCCCGCCGCTCATCTTCTACGCCGTGCGCAAGCCCAGCTGGGACCAGCGGACGCCCGAGGAGCGACAGACGGCGGACAACGTCCTGGTCAACCCGCTCCCGAGTACGCCGTCGGGCGCGCCGCCGGCGGCTCCGGGCTCGCCGGGCGCGTCTCAGCCGCCCGCGAGCTGA
- a CDS encoding ABC transporter ATP-binding protein, which produces MPETTTRARRFEPGPGPRPYRLPGGTLRRSLTLMGRGMRDSPRTSTLAIISSVLYGLGTVGSGLLLGQVTDRVVVPALSGRDVPTSHIWLAGGALLVVGLLTAAAVAGRRVWAGAAVFEIQAAHRLRVTRQYLRLPMAWHRRHPAGRLLSNANADAEAASGVFMPLPFAIGVAVMLLVAGAAMLLADPLMGAIGVSVLPVVVVVNTVFRRRMSPRVATSQRLRAEVSDVAHESFEASLLVKSLGSEAVEERRFAEVTERLQDANIEMGKVRSVFDPIIELLPSVATLAVVAVGASQISRGAAETGDLVTVAYLLTLMTFPVRAIGFVLAELPRSTVGHDRLAYVVDAQGSMPEGEATLPGRGGLRLDVEHVTLEVPARLVPGELGEQAVSATGDTVALLRDVTLHVPAGRTVAVVGPTGSGKSTLTSVVARLVDPTRGRVLLDGVDVRELSHAERTHQVALVSQSTFVFDDTIRGNVALDDADAVSDEDVWAALRTARAEDFVRALPLGLDTLVGERGATLSGGQRQRIAIARALVRRPRLLVLDDATSAVDPVVEQEILAGLGGSGASVLLVAYRTATIALADEVVHLERGRVVDVGTHAELMARDPGYAELASSYARRSAEQEESR; this is translated from the coding sequence GTGCCGGAGACGACCACCCGGGCACGGCGCTTCGAGCCGGGCCCCGGACCGCGGCCCTACCGGCTGCCCGGCGGGACGCTGCGGCGCTCCCTCACCCTCATGGGACGCGGCATGCGCGACTCGCCGCGCACCTCGACGCTCGCGATCATCAGCTCGGTCCTGTACGGGCTCGGCACCGTCGGCTCAGGGCTCCTCCTCGGCCAGGTGACCGACCGCGTCGTCGTCCCCGCCCTCAGCGGCCGGGACGTCCCCACCTCCCACATCTGGCTCGCCGGGGGCGCCCTGCTGGTCGTCGGGCTGCTCACCGCGGCGGCCGTCGCCGGCCGGCGCGTGTGGGCCGGGGCCGCCGTCTTCGAGATCCAGGCGGCGCACCGGCTGCGGGTCACCCGCCAGTACCTGCGCCTGCCGATGGCGTGGCACCGCCGCCACCCGGCGGGACGCCTGCTGTCCAACGCGAACGCCGACGCCGAGGCCGCCTCCGGGGTGTTCATGCCGCTGCCGTTCGCGATCGGCGTCGCCGTCATGCTCCTCGTCGCCGGCGCCGCGATGCTCCTCGCGGACCCGCTCATGGGCGCGATCGGGGTGAGCGTGCTGCCGGTCGTCGTCGTCGTCAACACCGTCTTCCGGCGCCGGATGTCGCCGCGCGTGGCCACCTCCCAGCGGCTGCGGGCCGAGGTCTCCGACGTCGCCCACGAGTCCTTCGAGGCGTCCCTGCTCGTGAAGTCGCTCGGCTCGGAGGCCGTCGAGGAGCGCCGGTTCGCCGAGGTCACCGAGCGGTTGCAGGACGCGAACATCGAGATGGGCAAGGTCCGCTCGGTCTTCGACCCGATCATCGAGCTCCTGCCCTCGGTCGCCACCCTCGCCGTCGTCGCCGTCGGTGCCTCGCAGATCTCCCGGGGCGCCGCCGAGACGGGCGACCTCGTCACGGTCGCCTACCTCCTCACCCTCATGACCTTCCCCGTCCGGGCGATCGGCTTCGTCCTCGCCGAGCTTCCCCGCTCGACCGTCGGGCACGACCGCCTCGCCTACGTCGTCGACGCCCAGGGCTCGATGCCCGAGGGGGAGGCGACCCTCCCCGGCCGCGGCGGCCTGCGCCTGGACGTCGAGCACGTCACCCTCGAGGTCCCCGCCCGCCTCGTCCCGGGCGAGCTCGGTGAGCAGGCGGTGAGCGCCACGGGCGACACGGTGGCCCTGCTGCGCGACGTCACGCTGCACGTGCCGGCCGGGCGCACCGTCGCCGTCGTCGGCCCGACCGGCTCCGGCAAGTCGACGCTCACCTCCGTGGTCGCCCGGCTCGTCGACCCCACCCGCGGACGCGTGCTGCTCGACGGCGTCGACGTCCGCGAGCTCAGCCACGCCGAGCGCACCCACCAGGTCGCCCTCGTCAGCCAGTCGACCTTCGTCTTCGACGACACGATCCGCGGCAACGTCGCGCTCGACGACGCAGATGCCGTGTCCGACGAGGACGTGTGGGCCGCGCTGCGCACCGCCCGCGCCGAGGACTTCGTCCGCGCGCTGCCCCTCGGCCTCGACACCCTCGTCGGGGAGCGCGGAGCCACCCTGTCCGGCGGGCAGCGCCAGCGCATCGCCATCGCCCGCGCCCTCGTCCGCCGACCCCGGCTCCTCGTGCTCGACGACGCGACGAGCGCCGTCGACCCCGTCGTCGAGCAGGAGATCCTCGCCGGGCTCGGCGGGTCGGGCGCCAGCGTCCTGCTCGTCGCCTACCGGACGGCGACGATCGCCCTCGCCGACGAGGTGGTCCACCTCGAAAGGGGACGGGTGGTCGACGTCGGCACCCACGCCGAGCTCATGGCGCGCGACCCCGGCTACGCCGAGCTCGCCTCGAGCTACGCCCGCCGCAGCGCCGAGCAGGAGGAGTCCCGATGA
- a CDS encoding ABC transporter ATP-binding protein, producing the protein MSSTISASSDLGVLATVRRGLQLSPAMVQGIGWTLALAVVATAGRVVVPIVIQQVTDNAIMADGGPDVPLVVRTVLLALAGVLLAGVATSAVNIRLFRASERGLAQLRVRTFRHVHDLSVLTQNAERRGSLVSRVTSDVDTVSRFVQFGGLQLVLNVGQLLVATVAMVVYSPVLALVVWLCFAPMFVLAPRAQKVISRAYGAVRVKVGVMLGAISESIVGAETIRAYGASGRTQRRIDDAVQDHRADAIKAQTFTAVAFSTGMAFSGLALAATVVVGTLLALDGHLSLGRLLAFLFLVQMFTGPVQNATEMLNELQNAVAGWRRVIAVLDTPLEVTDPAQGRAAAPRAAGHRAAAVEYDGVRFAYPGGPEVLHGIDLHIPAGTSVAMVGETGSGKTTLGKLLARLMDPTAGRVLLDGTDLRELPLATLRSRVVLVPQEGFLFDGTIAENIAYGRLTHDRAEVEAAVAELGLTDWLATLPDGPDTHVGQRGESLSAGERQLVAIARAYLADADLLVLDEATSAVDPATEGRISAALARLQAGRTSVAIAHRLSTAEAADLVVVVDAGHVVEVGTHRELVARGGVYARMYASWVRQAH; encoded by the coding sequence ATGAGCTCGACGATCTCCGCGTCCTCCGACCTCGGCGTCCTCGCCACCGTCCGCCGCGGTCTGCAGCTGTCCCCGGCGATGGTCCAGGGCATCGGCTGGACCCTCGCCCTCGCCGTCGTCGCCACCGCCGGGCGGGTCGTCGTCCCCATCGTCATCCAGCAGGTCACCGACAACGCGATCATGGCCGACGGCGGCCCGGACGTGCCGCTGGTCGTGCGCACCGTGCTCCTCGCCCTCGCCGGTGTCCTCCTCGCCGGGGTGGCGACGTCGGCGGTGAACATCCGCCTGTTCCGCGCCAGCGAGCGCGGCCTGGCCCAGCTGCGCGTGCGGACCTTCCGCCACGTCCACGACCTGTCCGTGCTCACCCAGAACGCCGAGCGGCGTGGCTCGCTCGTCTCCCGCGTCACGAGCGACGTCGACACCGTCTCGCGCTTCGTCCAGTTCGGCGGCCTGCAGCTCGTCCTCAACGTCGGCCAGCTGCTCGTCGCGACCGTGGCCATGGTCGTGTACTCGCCGGTGCTCGCGCTCGTCGTGTGGCTGTGCTTCGCCCCGATGTTCGTCCTGGCACCGCGCGCCCAGAAGGTCATCTCCCGCGCCTACGGGGCCGTGCGCGTCAAGGTCGGCGTCATGCTCGGCGCGATCTCCGAGTCCATCGTCGGCGCCGAGACGATCCGCGCCTACGGGGCCTCGGGACGCACCCAGCGCCGCATCGACGACGCCGTCCAGGACCACCGCGCCGACGCCATCAAGGCCCAGACGTTCACCGCCGTCGCCTTCTCCACGGGCATGGCCTTCTCCGGGCTGGCGCTGGCGGCCACCGTCGTCGTCGGCACCCTCCTCGCCCTCGACGGCCACCTGTCCCTCGGCCGCCTGCTCGCCTTCCTCTTCCTCGTCCAGATGTTCACCGGCCCGGTGCAGAACGCGACCGAGATGCTCAACGAGCTGCAGAACGCCGTCGCCGGCTGGCGCCGCGTCATCGCCGTGCTCGACACCCCGCTCGAGGTCACCGACCCCGCCCAGGGCCGCGCCGCCGCGCCGCGCGCCGCCGGCCACCGCGCCGCCGCGGTCGAGTACGACGGCGTCCGCTTCGCCTACCCGGGCGGGCCCGAGGTGCTCCACGGCATCGACCTGCACATCCCGGCGGGCACGTCGGTGGCGATGGTGGGGGAGACCGGCTCGGGCAAGACGACGCTCGGCAAGCTGCTCGCCCGGCTCATGGACCCGACCGCCGGACGCGTCCTGCTCGACGGCACCGACCTGCGCGAGCTCCCGCTCGCCACCCTGCGCAGCCGCGTCGTCCTCGTCCCGCAGGAGGGCTTCCTCTTCGACGGCACGATCGCCGAGAACATCGCCTACGGCCGGTTGACGCACGACCGCGCAGAGGTGGAGGCCGCGGTCGCCGAGCTCGGCCTCACCGACTGGCTCGCCACCCTGCCCGACGGCCCGGACACCCACGTCGGGCAGCGCGGGGAGTCGCTCTCGGCGGGGGAGCGCCAGCTCGTCGCCATCGCCCGCGCCTACCTCGCCGACGCCGACCTGCTCGTCCTCGACGAGGCGACCTCCGCCGTCGACCCGGCCACCGAGGGACGCATCAGCGCCGCGCTGGCCCGCCTCCAGGCCGGGCGGACCTCGGTGGCGATCGCCCACCGGCTCTCCACCGCCGAGGCGGCCGACCTCGTCGTCGTCGTCGACGCGGGCCACGTCGTCGAGGTGGGCACGCACCGCGAGCTCGTCGCCCGCGGCGGCGTCTACGCCCGGATGTACGCGAGCTGGGTGCGCCAGGCGCACTGA
- a CDS encoding OsmC family protein, with translation MTLTATPATDPTPRLAEISASGRSTGSLSTAVRARQFGFVVAEPASFGGTDEGPNPIEYLLGSLNGCVTVVVETVAAELGVAVEGVETHATGTLDLRGFAGTADVSPHFQTLTLTVTLTTTAGPGELAELQAQVLRRCPVFNLVRDAGVDLREVWQVRPAA, from the coding sequence ATGACCCTCACCGCCACCCCCGCCACCGACCCGACGCCGCGCCTCGCCGAGATCTCCGCGAGCGGACGCTCGACCGGCTCCCTGTCGACCGCCGTCCGGGCGCGGCAGTTCGGTTTCGTCGTCGCCGAGCCCGCGTCCTTCGGCGGCACGGACGAGGGGCCCAACCCCATCGAGTACCTTCTCGGCTCGCTCAACGGCTGCGTGACGGTCGTCGTCGAGACGGTCGCCGCGGAGCTCGGCGTCGCCGTCGAGGGGGTCGAGACGCACGCCACCGGCACCCTCGACCTGCGCGGGTTCGCCGGCACCGCCGACGTCTCCCCGCACTTCCAGACGCTCACCCTCACCGTGACGCTCACGACGACGGCGGGGCCCGGCGAGCTCGCCGAGCTCCAGGCCCAGGTGCTGCGCCGATGCCCGGTGTTCAACCTCGTCCGCGACGCGGGTGTCGACCTCCGCGAGGTCTGGCAGGTGCGGCCGGCCGCGTGA
- the hisI gene encoding phosphoribosyl-AMP cyclohydrolase, which yields MPSLDPAIAARLKRDPSGLVCAVVQDDSTDQVLMVGWMDDEALHRTLTTGRATYWSRSRQEYWRKGDTSGHVQHVRSVALDCDGDALLVRVEQVGPACHTGTRSCFEAGGDLGAVVGEAS from the coding sequence GTGCCCAGCCTCGACCCCGCCATCGCCGCCCGGCTCAAGCGCGACCCCTCCGGGCTCGTGTGCGCCGTCGTCCAGGACGACTCCACCGACCAGGTCCTCATGGTCGGCTGGATGGACGACGAGGCGCTCCACCGGACACTCACCACCGGCCGCGCCACGTACTGGTCGCGCTCCCGGCAGGAGTACTGGCGCAAGGGCGACACCTCCGGCCACGTCCAGCACGTGCGCTCCGTGGCCCTGGACTGCGACGGCGACGCCCTGCTCGTACGCGTCGAGCAGGTCGGCCCGGCGTGCCACACCGGCACCCGCAGCTGCTTCGAGGCGGGCGGGGACCTCGGCGCCGTCGTCGGGGAGGCGTCATGA